ATGATGAAGCGGTGCGTCATGTAAGTCTGGACCAAGGACCTCTTAGTCTCGAGGGTGTTCAGCGATACCTACGGAATATCAAAGACGTCTATCTAGACAAGCAATTGAGATTCATCATCGAGTTGCAAGGGCGCCCCATCGGGGCGATCGACCTCTATGATGTGCGATTCGATGTACGTCAGGCTTCCATCGGTATTCTTATCGCTGATACGGAGATGAGGAATCAGGGCTTTGGAAGTGAGGCTCTCCAATTGGTCAAAGACTATGCATCCGAGTATCTGGACATCGATCATTTCGGAGTCCAGGTACAGCTGGACAATACACCGAGCCGATCCTTCTTCGAGAAAAATGGTTTCCATGTGATCGGGCACGAAAAAGATACCATAGAGATGACCTCTGAAATCAAGAGATTGGCATGAAGAAGATACTGCTGGTGATACTTGTTCTCGGTCTGATAGGCGCCTATTATGCCTATGATAAATACGAGGATATCTACGGTAAGAACGTGACTGTGGAGGAGGACACGTCTATCTACATCCATCCAGAGGATGACTACACGGCCGTGGAACGTAAACTCATCGAGCAAGGGATTCTGGATGATGTGGACTCCTTCATTTGGGTGGCCGAGCGCAAGAGCTATCCCCAACTGGTCAAAGCCGGGCACTATGTCATCCGGGATGGAATGTCCAACAACGACCTTGTGGACATGCTACGGGCAGGGAATCAGGTACCGGTAAGGGTCTCATTCAACAATGTCCGGAACCTACCGCAGTTGGCAGGCAGGCTCTCCGAGGTCCTCGAGCCGGATTCCATGGAGTTCTTGAGGTTCTTGACCGATGAAGGTCTGATCAGTGCATACGGTTTCCGACAAGAGACCTTCATTTCCATGTTCATACCCAACACCTACGAGGTCTACTGGACGGAGACCCCTGATGGTTTCATCAAGCGTATGGCATCAGAGTTCAAGGCCTTTTGGAATGAGGATCGGATGCGCAAGGCGGACGCGCTAGGCTTGACCCAATCCGAGGTGGTGACCTTGGCTTCGATCGTACAGGCAGAACAAAGCATACGCCCGCAGGAATGGCCTACCATCGCGGGGCTGTATCTAAATCGTATCAGACGGGACATGAAATTGGAATCGGACCCTACACTCATCTATGCAGTGGGTGATTTCAGCATACGCAGGGTACTCAATAAGCATAAGCGGGTGGATAGTCCTTACAATACCTACAAGCACAAAGGCCTACCACCTGGGCCCATACGCATGCCTGATATCGGAGCTGTAGATGCAGTTCTTAATTCCGAGGACCATGCATATATCTTCATGTGCGCCAAGGCCGATCTTTCGGGATACCACCATTTCTCAGAGACCTTGAGAGAACACAATAGGTATGCGCGTGAGTACAGGCGTACTATGAATGCCAATCAGATCTATCGATGAGATCGGCAGAGAGCATACGATTCGGTACAGATGGATGGAGGGCGGTGATCGCGCGCGAATTCACTGTGGAGAATGTGGCCAGACTGACCTTTGGACTGGCAGCCTGGATCAAGACTCAGCCCACTCCCCATCGTGCGGTAGTAGGATTCGATTGCCGCTTCGGAGGAGAATTGTTCAGTCGCACAGTGGTCGAGGTTCTGCAGTCAGAAGGCATAGAAGTAATGCTATCTGACCGGATAGTGAGCACGCCTATGGTCTCCATGGCCACCCGGGACCTGAACTGTACGGTGGGAGTGATGATCACCGCTTCGCATAATCCCCCGGAGTATAATGGCTACAAGCTCAAGAGCCATCACGGAGGCCCTATGGGTGGTCAGGCATTGCGAGAGATAGAATCCCTGATTCCAGATGAGATTTCCACCCATTGGGCTTCTAGCGGGCCGATGTCGAAGGATGATCGGTCATTGGTGGATCTCGAATCACCTTATGTGCATGCCATCGAGCAAGCTTTCGATCTCGAAGCTATACGCAAGACCAGCCCAACACTGGCCTACGATGCCATGTATGGTTCGGGACAGTTCGTCATGAGAAGACTCTTTCCTTCCATGGCCCATTTCCGCAGTGAGAACAATCCATCCTTCCAT
The genomic region above belongs to Flavobacteriales bacterium and contains:
- the mltG gene encoding endolytic transglycosylase MltG codes for the protein MKKILLVILVLGLIGAYYAYDKYEDIYGKNVTVEEDTSIYIHPEDDYTAVERKLIEQGILDDVDSFIWVAERKSYPQLVKAGHYVIRDGMSNNDLVDMLRAGNQVPVRVSFNNVRNLPQLAGRLSEVLEPDSMEFLRFLTDEGLISAYGFRQETFISMFIPNTYEVYWTETPDGFIKRMASEFKAFWNEDRMRKADALGLTQSEVVTLASIVQAEQSIRPQEWPTIAGLYLNRIRRDMKLESDPTLIYAVGDFSIRRVLNKHKRVDSPYNTYKHKGLPPGPIRMPDIGAVDAVLNSEDHAYIFMCAKADLSGYHHFSETLREHNRYAREYRRTMNANQIYR
- a CDS encoding GNAT family N-acetyltransferase — translated: MRLTGRHIVLRPPSLHDAGVLLEWENDEAVRHVSLDQGPLSLEGVQRYLRNIKDVYLDKQLRFIIELQGRPIGAIDLYDVRFDVRQASIGILIADTEMRNQGFGSEALQLVKDYASEYLDIDHFGVQVQLDNTPSRSFFEKNGFHVIGHEKDTIEMTSEIKRLA